Proteins encoded in a region of the Peptococcaceae bacterium 1198_IL3148 genome:
- a CDS encoding TcpE family conjugal transfer membrane protein yields the protein MSGKILRQANSYKPFFKIKPVIFNLGDIKLPVPVYLEWAVLFFFNLLVCYLVFGLILGSALKAIGLIPWMIVIAFTVAITVLTSKFDAAGKFIPKYIIDFLLFLIRKKKRTFLGPIPKGSKGKFDWKVEVD from the coding sequence ATGAGTGGTAAAATTTTAAGACAAGCTAATAGTTATAAACCTTTTTTCAAGATTAAGCCAGTGATTTTTAACCTGGGGGATATTAAATTGCCTGTTCCTGTTTATTTGGAGTGGGCAGTTTTATTCTTTTTTAATCTATTAGTGTGCTATTTAGTATTTGGTTTGATTTTAGGATCGGCGCTAAAGGCTATAGGTTTAATTCCTTGGATGATTGTAATAGCATTTACAGTCGCTATAACGGTGTTAACAAGTAAGTTTGATGCGGCCGGCAAATTTATACCTAAGTATATAATTGATTTTTTGTTATTTTTAATAAGGAAGAAAAAACGTACATTTTTAGGGCCTATTCCAAAAGGTAGTAAAGGAAAATTTGATTGGAAAGTTGAGGTGGATTAA
- a CDS encoding AAA family ATPase has protein sequence MIFVYGPDEFLKECQYLFEDAVKTWGKPKNNDIVIIGFPGDEGIKLALEMKGPKIYIICPPSLVLWKQITGTNVKWYSSLYELADIESLTEKEKNNKPDPVLNQQFEDEPLIEEVVKVEFEANELEELAPVEKNTAINNEELQLEEPEQVNYQNSEMGKPIKRGYLIPVYSLKGGTGKTTIAQNISAVLASGGKKTCLVDMDLNTKSCSDYMLYKYKPTVNILSWLNCNKLDWDEVNSLLVKVMNGIYLLPGLPNVLQSDLVNEKLTEFILSSLLEHFDYVLVDFGPALLPCTKVALSMSDITIIVASPDVLSESAGNRAHIQLVGDEKLLSIDKVKLIVNMDHARAERRPKEVARNIGFELAAVVPKDEKAIKAATNARPRTLPVLLKKETPIKKAFFSLSEQIILGYEGRQKDNGKFYHLADFLQKVRGIFGNKATSSVKK, from the coding sequence ATGATTTTTGTTTATGGGCCAGACGAATTTTTAAAGGAGTGTCAATATTTATTTGAAGATGCTGTAAAAACCTGGGGTAAGCCCAAAAATAATGACATTGTTATTATAGGGTTTCCTGGGGATGAAGGTATCAAATTAGCACTAGAAATGAAAGGGCCCAAAATATACATTATTTGTCCTCCTTCTCTAGTGCTTTGGAAGCAGATAACAGGCACAAATGTTAAATGGTATAGCAGTTTGTACGAATTAGCCGATATTGAATCTTTAACAGAAAAAGAAAAAAATAATAAGCCTGATCCTGTTTTAAATCAGCAATTTGAAGATGAACCATTAATTGAAGAAGTTGTCAAAGTTGAATTTGAAGCGAATGAACTTGAAGAACTGGCACCAGTAGAAAAAAATACTGCAATAAATAATGAGGAATTACAACTTGAAGAACCAGAGCAAGTAAACTATCAGAATTCTGAAATGGGGAAACCTATTAAGAGGGGTTATCTGATACCGGTCTACAGTCTTAAAGGGGGAACTGGAAAGACCACAATTGCCCAAAATATTTCTGCTGTGCTTGCTAGTGGAGGCAAAAAAACATGCCTGGTTGATATGGACTTGAATACAAAGTCTTGTAGTGATTACATGCTTTATAAGTATAAGCCTACGGTAAATATTTTATCTTGGCTTAACTGTAATAAACTTGATTGGGACGAAGTAAATTCGTTGTTGGTTAAAGTAATGAATGGCATATATTTATTGCCAGGTTTACCTAATGTTTTACAAAGTGATTTGGTGAATGAAAAGCTAACAGAGTTTATTTTAAGTAGTCTATTGGAGCACTTTGATTATGTACTAGTTGACTTTGGGCCAGCGTTATTGCCGTGTACTAAGGTGGCACTATCTATGAGTGATATAACTATTATTGTAGCATCACCTGATGTTTTATCAGAATCAGCAGGTAATAGAGCCCATATTCAACTTGTAGGTGATGAAAAACTTTTATCAATAGATAAAGTTAAGTTGATTGTAAATATGGATCATGCTAGAGCAGAGCGAAGGCCAAAGGAAGTAGCCAGAAATATTGGATTTGAACTAGCTGCAGTAGTGCCTAAAGATGAAAAAGCAATTAAAGCTGCCACTAATGCAAGGCCAAGAACATTGCCGGTTCTATTAAAGAAGGAAACGCCTATAAAAAAGGCGTTCTTTTCTTTATCAGAGCAGATTATCCTGGGGTATGAGGGTAGACAGAAAGATAACGGGAAATTTTATCATCTAGCTGACTTTTTACAGAAGGTGAGGGGTATATTTGGAAACAAAGCTACTTCTAGTGTTAAAAAATAA
- a CDS encoding peptidoglycan DD-metalloendopeptidase family protein: MPYKAAYFYKHRKLIIYLIAGFILSVMLLAATIFMLLAFLFSNQGISGSWEAGDPSALIRGQIPANYMQIFLEAQEKYKIPWNILAAICKIETEFGQNVAVSSAGAIGIMQFMPGTWEAYKQDGDNDGQYDPYNPWDAIFSAANYLKSNNFNEDPSKAIYRYNNSWLYVREVTATAERYNNTIIPSGKGAWPLPPQFRDITSYFGYRYHPVDKEWKNHDGIDVAAPGGTAVYTAQPGKVISAGWSGGYGYLVIVAHDDGSTSYYAHLSAILVSRGDEIDRTKPLGLVGSTGVSTGDHLHFEVRLGGRKIDPLPWVDAAVNDYI, from the coding sequence GTGCCTTATAAAGCTGCTTACTTTTATAAGCATAGAAAGTTAATTATATATTTGATTGCCGGTTTTATATTATCGGTTATGCTGTTGGCTGCCACTATATTTATGCTGTTGGCCTTTTTATTTTCAAATCAAGGCATATCAGGATCTTGGGAAGCTGGCGATCCTAGTGCATTAATAAGGGGACAAATACCGGCCAATTATATGCAAATATTTTTAGAAGCCCAGGAAAAGTATAAAATTCCTTGGAATATTTTGGCTGCTATATGTAAGATTGAAACAGAATTTGGACAAAACGTTGCAGTTTCAAGTGCCGGGGCCATTGGAATCATGCAATTTATGCCCGGAACTTGGGAGGCATATAAACAAGATGGAGATAATGACGGACAATATGATCCATATAACCCCTGGGATGCAATATTTTCAGCAGCTAACTATTTAAAGAGTAATAATTTCAATGAAGATCCTTCAAAAGCAATCTATAGATATAACAATTCATGGTTGTATGTAAGAGAGGTAACGGCAACGGCTGAAAGGTATAATAATACAATTATACCATCGGGAAAAGGGGCCTGGCCTTTACCGCCACAGTTTAGAGACATAACATCTTACTTTGGCTATAGATACCATCCGGTAGATAAAGAATGGAAAAATCACGATGGTATAGATGTTGCTGCCCCTGGTGGTACAGCAGTTTATACAGCACAACCAGGTAAAGTAATATCTGCCGGTTGGTCGGGTGGTTATGGATATTTAGTTATTGTTGCACATGATGATGGATCTACTAGCTACTATGCACATTTAAGTGCAATATTAGTTTCTAGGGGTGATGAAATTGATAGGACTAAACCTTTAGGACTAGTTGGAAGTACAGGAGTTTCTACAGGTGATCATTTACATTTTGAAGTTAGGCTAGGGGGGAGAAAGATAGATCCTTTACCTTGGGTTGATGCAGCAGTCAATGATTATATATAA
- a CDS encoding ATP-binding protein → MDFPLKYFHKNIVITNDFIPMAVYQLPQSAYNFKYENVKKMVPRRLEEVLNVFSGRGQLLYLTRPVSIDEGTYLADAGCYPKTAEIMKEAHNHATDAIDYLNTLRSWKRETYIALELPLPEKVKVEMINSVKDIKSQIIEMFLATKKRVITPQLLQEIEIAENELSMQISPTLGTEPVTFSDIDWLIRRNLYRSDDIPPPLPARESGFFNESMVLALGDGVTYEEKSTMMALTTPSGEIHYQSFMHMVDVPTDISELNVEWLSFLNFLSVPVDAVVYFECEKNIKAKKTFKKKSGMLKDQIREYNDSNEQTTHEIDVAEEQEPILEAKLSSGMGLVKFGCTLCVSAKDLRELRSAVKIVQQKYSNFDFRLVRAPGDQLKMFYSFIPGAKPGGPLIPCDPLYLAAAGVQASFDVGDKKGFVIGHMLNGIPVLFKPGDAMLRNRSGAVLELGTLGGGKTNLKFLLIYLAALKGARIITINSKAEDHVLELLPFKSRQVDLSYTGNARINPLTIANDPLKARDIARDFLCITLKVGDNESRLLAIVEALDKVYSLNQEKWHLDSVLNVLETMQDADENKINEARRCSNLLKAYKMSSLGRMVFTKETTSFDGDEQITSINLAGLPLPGKNKKPEDPLTESERQSIGLMYLAAVAAKEVLLKYDVKALKVYSSDENWKLEFVNEGKLLTNEIILMGRSMNIIPIISTQNNSHLDDDTKKNIGYVFAFHTEDLDEIKANADLLQIDADNNVIETFRQLRTGTCFMKDLDNRVSVVKITLLPRYLKQIFDTTPKEDQKVVGT, encoded by the coding sequence ATGGATTTTCCTCTGAAATACTTTCATAAAAATATTGTTATAACTAATGATTTTATACCCATGGCTGTTTATCAGCTGCCACAATCAGCATACAATTTTAAATATGAGAATGTAAAAAAAATGGTACCGAGAAGGTTGGAAGAAGTTTTAAATGTATTCTCGGGCCGTGGCCAACTTTTGTATCTCACTAGACCAGTAAGCATTGACGAAGGTACTTATTTGGCTGATGCTGGTTGCTATCCCAAGACCGCAGAAATAATGAAAGAAGCTCATAATCATGCAACTGATGCTATAGATTACTTAAATACATTACGATCTTGGAAGCGAGAAACTTATATTGCTTTAGAGCTGCCATTGCCTGAAAAAGTAAAGGTTGAAATGATTAATTCCGTAAAGGATATAAAAAGTCAAATTATTGAAATGTTTTTAGCTACTAAGAAAAGGGTAATTACACCGCAATTATTACAGGAAATCGAGATAGCGGAAAATGAATTATCAATGCAGATATCCCCCACTTTAGGCACTGAACCAGTAACATTTAGTGACATAGATTGGCTGATAAGAAGAAATCTTTATAGAAGTGATGATATACCACCACCTTTACCAGCGAGGGAGAGTGGTTTTTTTAATGAAAGTATGGTTCTAGCTTTAGGTGATGGTGTTACTTACGAAGAAAAATCTACAATGATGGCATTAACTACGCCTAGTGGCGAAATTCATTATCAATCATTTATGCACATGGTCGATGTGCCAACAGATATCAGTGAGTTAAATGTTGAATGGTTATCTTTCTTAAACTTTCTTTCGGTACCGGTTGATGCAGTTGTTTATTTTGAATGCGAAAAAAATATTAAAGCTAAGAAAACATTTAAGAAAAAGTCCGGTATGTTAAAGGATCAAATCAGAGAATACAACGATAGTAATGAACAAACAACACATGAAATAGATGTTGCGGAAGAACAAGAACCAATATTAGAGGCTAAGTTATCATCTGGCATGGGTTTGGTTAAATTTGGTTGTACTTTATGTGTTAGTGCTAAAGATTTAAGAGAATTAAGAAGTGCTGTTAAAATTGTACAGCAAAAGTATAGTAATTTTGATTTCAGACTAGTCCGTGCACCCGGAGATCAATTAAAAATGTTTTACTCTTTTATACCAGGGGCTAAACCGGGAGGGCCTTTAATACCATGTGACCCATTATATCTTGCTGCAGCCGGTGTTCAGGCCAGCTTTGATGTTGGAGATAAAAAAGGTTTTGTTATCGGACATATGCTTAATGGTATCCCTGTTTTATTTAAGCCAGGTGATGCAATGCTAAGGAATCGGTCTGGTGCAGTTTTGGAGCTGGGTACACTTGGTGGCGGTAAAACCAACCTTAAGTTTTTGCTAATATACTTGGCAGCGCTTAAAGGTGCCAGGATAATTACTATTAACTCAAAGGCTGAAGATCATGTTTTAGAGCTGTTACCCTTTAAGAGCAGACAGGTTGATTTAAGTTATACTGGCAATGCAAGAATTAATCCATTAACAATAGCTAATGATCCATTGAAGGCGAGGGATATTGCAAGGGACTTTTTATGTATCACTTTAAAGGTAGGAGATAACGAATCACGTTTATTAGCTATTGTTGAAGCACTAGATAAAGTGTACTCACTGAATCAAGAAAAATGGCACCTTGATTCAGTATTAAATGTATTAGAAACAATGCAAGATGCCGATGAAAACAAGATTAATGAGGCAAGAAGATGCTCTAATCTATTAAAGGCTTACAAAATGAGCAGTCTAGGTAGAATGGTATTTACTAAGGAAACAACATCTTTTGATGGTGATGAACAGATTACATCTATTAACCTCGCAGGGTTGCCATTACCAGGTAAAAATAAAAAGCCAGAAGATCCGTTAACTGAGAGCGAAAGACAATCTATCGGTTTAATGTATTTAGCAGCAGTTGCCGCCAAAGAAGTGCTATTAAAATATGATGTCAAAGCTTTAAAAGTTTATAGCAGTGATGAAAATTGGAAGTTGGAGTTTGTAAACGAAGGTAAATTATTAACTAATGAAATAATCCTGATGGGTAGAAGCATGAATATTATTCCAATTATATCAACTCAAAATAACTCACATCTTGATGATGATACTAAAAAGAATATTGGATATGTTTTTGCATTCCACACTGAAGATCTCGATGAAATTAAGGCTAATGCTGATTTGTTGCAAATAGATGCTGATAACAATGTTATAGAAACGTTCAGACAGTTGCGTACAGGTACTTGTTTTATGAAAGACCTGGATAATAGAGTTTCGGTAGTTAAGATTACTCTATTACCTCGCTATCTGAAACAAATATTTGATACAACCCCGAAAGAGGACCAGAAGGTGGTGGGTACTTGA